The following proteins are co-located in the Tiliqua scincoides isolate rTilSci1 chromosome 8, rTilSci1.hap2, whole genome shotgun sequence genome:
- the EMC6 gene encoding ER membrane protein complex subunit 6: MAAVVAKREGPQFISEAAVRGNAAILDYCRTSVSALSGATAGILGLTGLHGFIFYFLASVLLSVLLVLKAGRRWNKYFKSRRPLFTGGLIGGLFTYVLFWTFLYGMVHVY, encoded by the coding sequence atggctgcagtggtggccAAGCGAGAAGGCCCCCAGTTTATCAGTGAGGCCGCTGTGCGAGGGAATGCAGCCATTTTGGATTACTGCCGGACGTCAGTGTCTGCTCTCTCAGGAGCGACTGCAGGCATTCTCGGCCTGACTGGCCTGCACGGGTTCATCTTCTACTTCCTGGCCTCTGTCCTGCTCTCAGTGCTTTTGGTGTTAAAAGCTGGACGACGATGGAACAAGTACTTTAAATCTCGAAGACCCCTTTTTACTGGGGGGCTCATTGGGGGGCTCTTCACATACGTCCTCTTCTGGACTTTCCTGTATGGCATGGTGCATGTTtactag